A window of Diospyros lotus cultivar Yz01 chromosome 14, ASM1463336v1, whole genome shotgun sequence contains these coding sequences:
- the LOC127791111 gene encoding transcription factor MYB1R1-like, producing the protein MSRCCGAGGDDSTGGASGVGVGGGEIMLFGVRVKVDPMRKTVSMNNLSQYEQPLESSNGDDVAAAGGYASADDSVHHRSAASRERKRGVPWTEQEHKLFLLGLQKVGKGDWRGISRNFVKTRTPTQVASHAQKYFLRRSNLNRRRRRSSLFDITTESVIAIPMGEEIIHQERQNQPPLPPTLLPSPKTSNISGAQVLPFPVTACSVLMPTQIENPMGKLTPGQIDQANYQPAKLIHPTPVLPPCSASKMVDVDLNQNLTVEPLPLSLNLLVSHDQDQLSRHSSFQVMPNFGRKESILSVA; encoded by the exons ATGTCACGCTGCTGTGGTGCCGGCGGCGACGATAGCACTGGAGGAGCCTCCGGCGTCGGTGTCGGCGGCGGAGAGATCATGCTGTTCGGCGTCCGAGTCAAGGTGGACCCCATGCGGAAGACCGTGAGCATGAACAATCTGTCGCAGTACGAACAGCCTCTTGAGTCCTCCAACGGCGACGACGTTGCAGCCGCCGGAGGTTACGCCTCCGCCGACGACTCAGTTCACCACCGCTCCGCAGCTAGTCGCGAGCGCAAGCGAg GAGTTCCTTGGACTGAGCAGGAGCACAAATTGTTCCTCTTAGGACTGCAAAAGGTAGGCAAAGGAGACTGGCGAGGAATTTCAAGGAATTTCGTGAAGACCCGCACGCCAACACAAGTTGCCAGCCATGCTCAGAAATACTTCCTCCGGCGGAGCAACCTCAATCGGCGTCGCCGCCGATCCAGCCTTTTCGATATCACCACTGAATCG GTCATTGCAATTCCAATGGGAGAAGAAATAATTCATCAAGAACGCCAAAATCAGCCACCTCTGCCACCAACCCTGCTCCCTTCCCCTAAAACTTCCAATATCAGTGGTGCTCAAGTGCTGCCTTTTCCAGTGACTGCCTGTTCTGTTTTAATGCCGACACAGATAGAGAACCCAATGGGAAAACTAACCCCAGGACAAATTGATCAAGCCAATTACCAGCCGGCAAAGCTCATCCATCCTACTCCAGTTCTTCCACCCTGCAGTGCATCTAAAATGGTGGATGTTGACTTAAACCAGAATTTGACAGTAGAGCCATTGCCATTGTCTCTGAATCTGTTGGTGTCACACGATCAGGATCAGCTAAGCAGGCATTCCTCATTTCAGGTGATGCCAAACTTTGGTAGGAAGGAAAGCATCCTCAGTGTTGCATGA